The Fusarium musae strain F31 chromosome 10, whole genome shotgun sequence genome window below encodes:
- a CDS encoding hypothetical protein (EggNog:ENOG41~antiSMASH:Cluster_10.4), which yields MYYKLETEKNEHGELFWVVGVSCHFARDVRELLITKGVLRQSARLRGFKAVNGPKTHGDSLTEVIDLTVDDSDEETPPGHESTTPNIRDKPDEIQQSVVTRIPEQHDRAEQGSIVTCSSAAGQEDRSTGRIPISMLLGEPQPRA from the exons ATGTACTATAAGTTGGAGACAGAAAAGAACGAGCATGGTGAGTTGTTCTGGGTGGTTGGTGTCTCGTGCCATTTTGCGCGTGATGTCCGAGAACTTTTGATCACAAAGGGGGTTCTTCGACAGTCTGCGAGACTACGAGGATTTAAGGCAGTAAATGGACCAAAGACTCATGGAGATTCATTGACTGAAGTGATTGATCTCACTGTGGATGATTCGGATGAGGAGACTCCCCCGGGTCACGAGAGTACAACCCCA AACATACGAGACAAACCCGATGAAATACAGCAGAGCGTTGTTACACGAATCCCAGAACAACATGACCGAGCTGAACAAGGATCAATCGTAACATGCAGCAGCGcagcaggccaagaagaccgTTCGACAGGAAGGATCCCGATATCTATGCTGCTCGGGGagcctcagcctcgagcATAA
- a CDS encoding hypothetical protein (EggNog:ENOG41~antiSMASH:Cluster_10.4), translating to MASGPPYNGYQVPPGPGMPYQAAPPPTQQYSQSPHSQQYSSPPTHQYVPSQQPNYQSPHPGNEQQAYQSPQPPPAQYAQSPQGVSQQYAPAKQHNYQSPPLPSHYQVNQPAQSPQVQHAQSPQGQYPQQQTPTYGVAAPPTPAQHQQQYQQQAAQFATRPSAQAQLQSTAQSLFKSGKGILGNLASNIKSKYPASSPSGPPASSGTSYTGEAPKPTYNPAQHPTQTPLSPTNSFPQGYGQTQPQHAYANQVPPTPQQSVPPTAPGYHPTQHQAAPATSLGQQPSAPGQPPYLSWQERLEAAQHPSANFQQSPHVDVHAGAQGVVPQPQPQVQSPSSASPYPQPVLHHQQSNPYQPTTVQPAHQYVPQGAGSAASPGYGQNPPQALSPHQQHQSAPPQLQQQASWPQQGSVSTSYNPALPSPPPPPQTAPQSGPPVGPPNHGSPALQQQLQYQQHAGATNPQDPTATQQAAHESPYQATPASATHNPHHVLLPQQLSQSPPPQGYPQQQVSTPYNPVAASGMSPAAHAVPVPIAQSVPMSQPQGSPATQSPHKQHQSPPAAATQHEQAPFQGVSGPQGQYYTPQQTQVPQTGGVPGSVQPIAPPNQTHSYPPPPPLQQPQHDVHSVATPASSQYQPYSPPVDQQAPPATYPQHPEVAATSSSASQPYTSPPHLPHPAGVINHGQVPANAPPKVSGQQFQPYQPAPEMPNSQLPPANANNVPPQPAAYGYQEDPVASLSAQMNNLNVLNSGHPPTVPNNNPTARQDGPRGPPPCQATGMSSDILPYCPEDRSVSYSLDWYRFIAVPQYLICTRCYTDYVQRTHLAGHFERYHSPEGTESKCGFWSPRAREVLWPQALQTNDVRPLQVWMEKSLTLKPCKGRVWTTAADEIKWWGMVNNEIDGFISCDACYEDNVVGTPFESRFQPYRQQAQDEKWMCDLCIPYIAKTAVKMAKQNHWNGFVEAAKARVHLPVCEGRDEESNNGHWMLPRRRIKDLTICEACYLDKLALTPFGNEFERHIRAEGFDAFVESIGQRWKCKLTDTAVNMSIALEAAIYRRDFDVFWNAANAIVGLVPCTIHGIVRGNWWTVAGGCDDFDVCEACYKGVVETSGLEKFFEPAQRDQTVDIVCNFCPGSPRWGSFITKFAEALDKGVFSHYSDYVRKWAGVPTCPGIKNRGKSKWWGHPEALACQDCWLNFVADTPLGDSVPVKGVYDERTLICQLWSPRMRNMWLAACAAGPPGSPESQKALDEFKAFGSRRVQVYNATVPHIEMIQQMQMMKQMQAMQQGQLSLMYQGMNGMAAISGTTDGYLHGNSSVGYYETEHGVTAANMMNNMHAGMADANKMSDWQTIMQLQATWMEVE from the coding sequence ATGGCGAGTGGTCCGCCCTACAACGGTTACCAGGTGCCACCTGGCCCGGGAATGCCTTACCAGGCTGCCCCACCACCAACGCAGCAGTACTCGCAATCCCCTCACTCTCAACAATACTCTTCACCTCCAACTCATCAATATGTTCCCAGCCAGCAACCGAATTATCAGTCGCCTCACCCAGGCAACGAGCAGCAGGCCTACCAAAGCCCGCAGCCGCCTCCTGCCCAGTATGCGCAGTCACCACAAGGCGTGTCTCAGCAGTACGCGCCGGCAAAACAGCACAATTATCAGTCCCCTCCTCTGCCAAGCCACTACCAGGTGAACCAGCCCGCGCAATCACCTCAGGTCCAGCATGCCCAATCGCCACAGGGTCAATATCCCCAGCAGCAGACGCCCACGTACGGTGTCGCAGCCCCACCAACACCTgcccagcaccagcaacagTACCAGCAACAGGCAGCTCAATTCGCGACTCGACCCTCTGCTCAAGCCCAGCTACAGTCAACCGCTCAATCTCTTTTCAAGTCTGGAAAAGGTATTCTGGGAAATCTCGCCAGCAACATCAAGTCAAAGTACCCCGCTTCCTCACCTTCCGGTCCTCCCGCAAGTTCTGGGACTTCGTACACTGGTGAAGCACCGAAGCCGACGTACAATCCAGCGCAGCATCCTACGCAAACGCCTTTGAGCCCGACAAACTCATTTCCTCAAGGCTATGGCcaaactcagcctcagcatGCATATGCCAATCAGGTGCCGCCGACACCGCAGCAGAGCGTCCCGCCCACTGCTCCAGGCTACCATCCGACTCAGCACCAAGCAGCGCCTGCGACATCCCTAGGTCAGCAACCCAGCGCGCCTGGTCAACCGCCTTACCTAAGCTGGCAAGAGCGTTTAGAGGCTGCTCAGCATCCCAGTGCGAACTTTCAACAATCGCCGCACGTGGATGTTCACGCAGGGGCACAGGGCGTGgtacctcagcctcagccgcAAGTTCAATCACCATCAAGTGCTTCACCATATCCACAGCCCGTTTTACACCATCAGCAGTCGAATCCGTACCAACCTACGACAGTACAGCCTGCACATCAATATGTTCCACAAGGAGCGGGCTCTGCCGCCTCACCTGGGTACGGCCAGAACCCTCCGCAAGCGCTTTCACCGCATCAACAGCACCAGAGTGCTCCTCCTCAGCTCCAACAACAGGCATCATGGCCGCAACAGGGAAGTGTGAGTACTTCGTACAACCCAGCACTGCcatcacctcctcctccgccgcaGACAGCTCCCCAATCTGGTCCCCCAGTTGGTCCTCCCAATCATGGCTCTCCTGCTCTCCAGCAACAGCTACAGTACCAACAGCATGCTGGTGCGACCAATCCTCAAGACCCAACAGCGACCCAGCAAGCTGCTCACGAGTCGCCGTACCAAGCTACTCCAGCTAGTGCTACGCACAACCCGCATCATGTCCTTCTGCCCCAGCAGCTTTCTCAGAGTCCCCCTCCCCAAGGATACCCGCAACAACAGGTATCGACTCCTTACAACCCAGTGGCCGCTTCGGGAATGTCGCCCGCCGCGCATGCCGTGCCTGTCCCAATAGCTCAGAGTGTTCCCATGAGCCAACCGCAGGGCTCTCCTGCAACGCAGTCACCTCACAAGCAACACCAGAGCCCACCAGCGGCAGCAACTCAGCATGAGCAAGCGCCTTTTCAGGGTGTTTCTGGACCCCAGGGACAGTATTACACCCCACAACAGACGCAAGTTCCTCAGACTGGAGGTGTCCCCGGCAGTGTCCAGCCGATTGCTCCCCCAAATCAGACTCACAGCTACCCGCCTCCACCACCTTTGCAGCAACCGCAGCACGATGTACACTCTGTCGCTACCCCGGCATCAAGCCAGTACCAGCCGTACAGTCCACCGGTCGACCAACAGGCGCCACCGGCAACGTACCCGCAGCATCCTGAAGTCGCAGCTACGAGCTCTTCAGCATCTCAGCCGTATACGTCGCCTCCTCATCTGCCGCACCCAGCTGGTGTGATCAACCATGGACAAGTGCCTGCAAATGCCCCGCCCAAAGTTTCAGGTCAGCAGTTCCAACCGTACCAGCCTGCTCCCGAGATGCCAAACTCTCAGCTCCCACCGGCGAATGCGAATAACGTACCCCCCCAACCCGCTGCTTATGGCTACCAAGAAGATCCTGTCGCTTCTCTCTCTGCCCAAATGAACAATCTGAACGTCCTGAATAGTGGTCACCCTCCAACGGTACCCAATAATAACCCGACCGCACGTCAGGATGGGCCTCGGGGACCGCCCCCCTGTCAAGCTACAGGCATGTCCAGCGACATTCTCCCATACTGCCCGGAAGACAGATCCGTAAGCTACTCGCTTGATTGGTATCGCTTCATTGCTGTGCCCCAGTATCTCATTTGCACAAGGTGCTATACCGACTATGTTCAGAGGACTCATCTCGCGGGCCACTTCGAGAGGTACCATTCGCCTGAGGGCACAGAATCGAAGTGCGGCTTCTGGTCTCCTCGCGCGAGAGAGGTGCTTTGGCCACAGGCCCTTCAGACGAACGACGTCAGGCCTCTACAGGTATGGATGGAGAAGAGCCTGACTCTGAAGCCCTGTAAGGGTAGGGTATGGACAACCGCTGCCGACGAGATCAAGTGGTGGGGTATGGTCAACAACGAGATCGATGGATTCATTTCGTGCGATGCCTGCTACGAGGATAACGTTGTCGGCACGCCCTTCGAGTCTCGGTTCCAACCTTACCGTCAACAAGCACAAGACGAAAAGTGGATGTGTGATTTATGTATACCTTACATCGCCAAAACAGCAGTCAAAATGGCAAAGCAAAATCACTGGAATGGCTTTGTCGAAGCCGCGAAAGCGCGCGTTCATCTTCCTGTGTGCGAAGGTAGAGATGAGGAGTCTAATAACGGACATTGGATGCTGCCGCGACGCAGGATCAAGGACCTGACCATCTGTGAGGCATGTTATCTGGATAAACTCGCCTTGACGCCATTTGGCAACGAGTTTGAACGTCACATACGTGCAGAAGGCTTTGACGCCTTCGTCGAGTCAATTGGCCAGAGATGGAAGTGTAAGCTCACTGATACCGCAGTAAACATGAGTATCGCGCTCGAAGCAGCCATTTATCGTCGAGACTTTGACGTGTTCTGGAACGCTGCCAATGCCATCGTGGGTCTTGTCCCATGCACTATTCACGGCATCGTGCGTGGCAATTGGTGGACTGTCGCGGGAGGGTGTGACGACTTCGATGTTTGTGAGGCTTGCTATAAGGGAGTCGTCGAGACGTCTGGTCTCGAAAAGTTCTTCGAGCCTGCCCAGCGCGATCAGACTGTCGACATCGTTTGTAACTTTTGTCCAGGTTCTCCTCGATGGGGCTCGTTTATCACCAAGTTCGCCGAAGCTCTTGACAAAGGTGTCTTCAGTCACTACTCCGACTACGTCAGGAAATGGGCTGGAGTGCCGACATGTCCAGGGATCAAGAACAGAGGGAAGAGTAAATGGTGGGGTCACCCAGAAGCTCTGGCCTGCCAGGACTGTTGGTTGAACTTTGTGGCCGATACGCCCTTGGGAGATTCCGTTCCTGTAAAGGGCGTTTACGATGAACGTACCTTGATCTGTCAGCTATGGTCTCCAAGAATGCGCAACATGTGGCTCGCAGCTTGTGCCGCCGGACCTCCTGGATCACCCGAGTCGCAAAAGGCTCTTGACGAGTTCAAAGCATTCGGATCGAGGCGTGTGCAAGTGTACAACGCGACAGTACCTCACATTGAGATGATacagcagatgcagatgatgaagcaaaTGCAGGCTATGCAGCAGGGACAACTGAGCTTGATGTACCAGGGTATGAATGGTATGGCAGCTATTAGCGGTACTACGGATGGGTACTTGCATGGCAATAGTTCTGTCGGATACTACGAGACTGAGCATGGGGTCACGGCGGCGAATATGATGAATAACATGCATGCTGGGATGGCGGATGCAAATAAGATGAGTGATTGGCAAACGATAATGCAGTTGCAAGCCACTTGGATGGAGGTTGAGTAG
- a CDS encoding hypothetical protein (SMCOG1039:aldo/keto reductase family oxidoreductase~antiSMASH:Cluster_10.4), whose amino-acid sequence MERSQSDTLPLANSVQIPQLGFGVYLSPPEVCTKSCLTALEAGYRHIDTAQYYANEKEVGQAVQKSNVDRKDVFLTTKILEAAGSVDGSYAKCIESIEKLDPESGYVDLFLIHSPNSGSAKRKEMWQALERLYEDGKAKSIGVSNFGTKHIEELKQFAKVWPPHVNQIELHPWAHQRDAVEYCEKNNIVVEAYAPLVRNQKADDKTLKSIASKHNVTPSQVLIRYCLQKNWVPLPKSDTPERIKANADVFGFDLDDKDMKALDDLDEGAAGAIVQAVDNY is encoded by the exons ATGGAGCGCTCACAATCTGACACCCTGCCTCTAGCGAATTCGGTCCAAATTCCCCAGCTCGGATTTGGTGTGTATTTATCCCCACCCGAAGTCTGCACCAAATCATGCCTCACTGCACTCGAAGCTGGATATCGTCACATCGACACAGCACAGTACTACGCCAACGAAAAAGAAGTCGGACAGGCTGTTCAAAAGTCCAACGTCGATCGGAAGGACGTTTTCTTGACCACCAAGatccttgaggctgctggTTCTGTTGACGGAAGCTACGCAAAATGCATTGAGAgtattgagaagcttgatccTGAAAGCGGTTATGTCGACCTTTTTCTCATTCATAGCCCTAATAGTGGCTCTGCAAAGAGAAAGGAGATGTGGCAGGCCTTGGAGAGGCTGTATGAGGATGGAAAGGCTAAGAGCATTGGCGTGAGCAATTTTGGTACCAAACATATTGAAGAGCTGAAGCAATTCGCCAAAGTCTGGCCTCCCCATGTCAATCAGATCGAG CTGCATCCGTGGGCACACCAGAGAGACGCCGTGGAATACTGCGAAAAGAACAACATCGTGGTAGAAGCTTATGCTCCTCTCGTTCGCAACCAAAAAGCCGATGACAAGACGCTCAAAAGCATCGCATCCAAGCACAACGTCACGCCTAGCCAAGTATTGATTCGATACTGTCTCCAGAAGAACTGGGTCCCCCTTCCAAAGAGCGATACGCCCGAGCGCATCAAAGCTAACGCTGATGTTTTTGGGTTTGATCTGGATGACAAGGATATGAAGGCGCTGGATGATTTGGACGAGGGCGCCGCGGGTGCAATTGTGCAGGCGGTGGATAATTATTGA
- a CDS encoding hypothetical protein (EggNog:ENOG41~antiSMASH:Cluster_10.4) codes for MPPVIHCIRHGQGFHNVGAGCYTLPDPRLTPLGEEQNMALREAAFSDQSKISLVLASPLFRTLQSACLVFQPVLQGSSKCHPAIIALPDAQETSDDPCDVGTDPSVLRKVVTENHWPVDLSRVKDGWNVKALGTRYSPESTAIAARARDARIFIRQKIRELIEQGNADPQVALVTHGGFLHYFTDDWEDSWLNPGTGWKNCEIRSYIFEQDVSNDIDVEARLTETMESRLRRGKGNPMPAKDEQAVLFERAMDSWEKQGLQRPDRIGMKVETSVIA; via the coding sequence ATGCCACCAGTGATACATTGCATCCGCCATGGGCAGGGCTTCCATAACGTCGGTGCAGGATGCTACACTCTTCCTGACCCTCGCCTGACTCCTTTAGGCGAAGAGCAGAACATGGCATTGAGAGAGGCCGCCTTCTCGGACCAGTCAAAGATATCTCTGGTCCTTGCCTCTCCTCTTTTCCGCACACTTCAATCTGCCTGTCTAGTGTTCCAGCCAGTGCTCCAAGGTAGCAGCAAGTGTCACCCTGCGATCATTGCCCTCCCTGACGCGCAAGAAACCTCGGATGACCCGTGCGATGTCGGAACGGATCCATCAGTCCTTCGCAAAGTTGTAACCGAGAACCACTGGCCTGTCGACCTCTCTCGCGTCAAGGACGGATGGAACGTGAAAGCTTTAGGGACTCGCTACAGCCCAGAAAGCACCGCTATAGCAGCTCGCGCTCGCGACGCCCGCATCTTCATCCGGCAGAAGATCCGAGAACTGATCGAGCAAGGCAATGCAGATCCCCAAGTTGCTCTCGTGACACACGGCGGCTTCTTGCACTATTTCACCGATGATTGGGAGGACTCATGGTTGAATCCTGGGACGGGATGGAAGAACTGCGAGATCCGATCCTACATCTTCGAACAAGACGTATCAAATGATATAGATGTGGAGGCCAGGCTTACTGAGACTATGGAGAGTCGATTGAGAAGGGGAAAGGGAAATCCTATGCCGGCCAAGGATGAGCAGGCGGTGCTATTTGAGCGAGCGATGGATAGTTGGGAGAAGCAGGGGCTGCAGAGGCCTGATAGAATAGGAATGAAGGTGGAAACGAGTGTGATTGCGTGA
- a CDS encoding hypothetical protein (EggNog:ENOG41~CAZy:GT8~antiSMASH:Cluster_10.4), whose translation MADRAARHNAYATLITRDSYLPGVIILAYTLQRNASIYPLVVLYTPNLPKDAKRVLELEAPKCNMILRECEHLLPPEGVKMTLIAERFADTWTKLRVFELFEYDAVCYLDADMAVLDNMDVVFKVETHLPDDWIAANHVCVCNLDSDSWAPEDWRAENCAYTPLQHPTALEEPLQPAETSPSPHKLLNGGMFIFHPSEGLWDRMLHVFNTTPLLSSFMFPDQDFLAFFFENKWYALGWQYNAIKTMRYWHPNIWRDEEVVCLHYIVDKPWAKRVGLDGVAGYKGLDGVTHCWWWQLYQYWEDERTSDGRGGNEAIALLKKLIAPADTMEGGVGYLQVGLPVRA comes from the coding sequence ATGGCAGACAGAGCAGCCAGGCACAACGCCTATGCAACCCTCATCACCCGCGACTCCTACCTCCCCggcgtcatcatcctcgcctACACCCTCCAGCGCAACGCCTCAATCTACCCTCTCGTCGTGCTCTACACGCCCAACCTCCCCAAAGATGCCAAGCgcgttcttgagcttgaggcgCCAAAATGTAACATGATTCTGCGCGAGTGCGAGCATCTTCTTCCGCCGGAAGGTGTGAAGATGACGCTTATCGCTGAGCGGTTTGCGGATACGTGGACGAAACTTCGTGTTTTTGAGTTGTTTGAGTATGATGCTGTTTGCTACCTTGACGCTGATATGGCGGTTCTGGATAACATGGATGTTGTGTTCAAGGTCGAGACGCATTTGCCTGATGATTGGATTGCGGCGAATCATGTTTGTGTTTGTAATCTCGATTCCGACTCTTGGGCGCCTGAGGATTGGAGAGCCGAGAATTGTGCTTACACGCCGCTTCAACATCCCACAGCCCTTGAGGAGCCTCTGCAGCCTGCTGAGACGTCACCTTCACCAcacaagcttctcaatggtGGAATGTTCATCTTTCATCCTTCGGAGGGACTCTGGGACAGGATGTTGCACGTATTTAACACAACGCCGCTGCTGTCATCATTCATGTTTCCAGATCAGGACTTTTTGGCATTCTTCTTTGAGAATAAGTGGTATGCGCTTGGATGGCAATACAACGCTATCAAGACGATGCGGTATTGGCATCCTAACATTTGGCGTGACGAGGAAGTCGTCTGCCTGCACTACATCGTCGACAAGCCATGGGCGAAGCGTGTTGGGTTAGATGGAGTAGCTGGGTATAAGGGCCTTGATGGGGTCACGCATTGCTGGTGGTGGCAGCTGTATCAGTACTGGGAGGATGAGAGGACTTCTGATGGTCGCGGTGGAAATGAAGCGATTGCTcttctgaagaagttgatTGCGCCGGCGGACACGATGGAGGGGGGAGTTGGATATCTGCAGGTGGGCTTGCCTGTCAGAGCATGA
- a CDS encoding hypothetical protein (EggNog:ENOG41~antiSMASH:Cluster_10.4) produces the protein MASANVDAILAVVFLLIGFELIDSGRGSWKFHINGARMIIEKLIASDSGNGTPFSPLRSWLVSNCLVYDHLGSSFANSYLPHGGKLSMTTMSLLQDAEGNHCSSFPAALLPLIQAGARILDITDVYMFHDTSTNPGQHDALELFYAAKSFDPAAWATNLQPRSPADDLLHRTMVACAHRTAVCVYLSRIILALWPSTMLPDDLQVLAAEIITHLSHLHPGDALFTATAWPAFIAGLETRDLTNRAWVERRFQELWKIEPWGLTREALKVLRTLWCGSKNGIALTSRDDEFYEREDNWNWIERLKSLGTDWLIA, from the exons ATGGCTTCAGCCAATGTCGATGCCATTCTGGCAGTGGTATTCCTACTCATCGGATTTGAGCTCATTGACTCCGGGCGAGGCAGCTGGAAATTCCACATCAACGGTGCGAGAATGATTATTGAGAAGCTCATAGCATCTGACTCAGGGAATGGGACCCCTTTCAGTCCTCTTCGCAGCTGGTTAGTGTCAAATTGCTTGGT GTATGATCATCTTGGGTCATCATTCGCGAATTCTTATCTACCGCACGGTGGCAAGCTATCAATGACTACCATGTCGCTGCTTCAGGATGCGGAAGGGAACCATTGCTCATCATTTCCGGCAGCTCTTCTTCCGTTAATACAGGCAGGGGCTCGAATATTGGACATCACCGACGTTTACATGTTCCATGATACTTCGACCAACCCAGGACAGCACGACGCGCTTGAGCTCTTTTACGCTGCCAAGTCATTCGACCCAGCTGCCTGGGCCACCAATTTACAGCCACGGTCGCCCGCCGATGACCTTCTCCATCGGACCATGGTTGCATGCGCACACCGGACAGCTGTATGTGTCTATCTTTCACGCATCATTCTTGCTCTATGGCCTAGTACGATGTTGCCAGATGATCTGCAGGTTCTAGCGGCCGAAATCATCACTCACCTTTCACATTTGCACCCTGGAGATGCATTATTCACAGCAACAGCGTGGCCTGCGTTCATTGCTGGCTTAGAGACGCGTGACCTCACGAATCGTGCCTGGGTAGAGAGAAGATTCCAAGAGCTCTGGAAGATCGAGCCTTGGGGGCTCACCAGAGAAGCTCTCAAGGTATTGAGGACATTATGGTGCGGGAGTAAGAATGGGATTGCCTTGACGAGCAGAGACGACGAATTCTACGAACGGGAAGACAACTGGAATTGGATCGAAAGGCTGAAGAGCCTAGGCACCGACTGGTTGATTGCATGA
- a CDS encoding hypothetical protein (EggNog:ENOG41~SMCOG1005:Drug resistance transporter, EmrB/QacA~antiSMASH:Cluster_10.4), producing the protein MAQSSTPPSPLHQAPSHSSTAPTVLSRECNPRALAQGVDLPPDDDAAPDTAASSSVVDESLQARIERLGRERPPIFTTRWSEIIFIFSISMSQFLTEYFVSGFTVILPTLIRELDIPQAASVWPATAFSLVIASTLLVFGRLGDMWGGYPVFMWGLAWLLIWSVIAGFSINPLMLDLCRALQGLGAAAFLPTGVMLMGSLYRPGPRKNLVFAVYGTSAVFGFFGGILMAGIFGQFTRWGFYFWIGAILTAITLLTSILSIPRPHSEDQTPNKVAMDYLGAITIVSGLTLVVFSILQSAHAPSGWRTPYIPICFGFGVLSLLTAVYVETRVVTHPLLPASIFTTPCMSPLLLALFLLYGTWGIFSVYGTLYFQNIMSASPLQVVAWYVPLGVAGLLFSIIEGFILHLVPGRVLLIISGLGAVGSQLLIALIPPGGSYWAWVFPAVIFSTIGIDLSTILMTVFVTTTFPTAQQGLAGSVINSVLQLGVAFVLALTDIIQSATVDEEGLARSYKNTFWFGVGAAVVSLLILAIWGKVPKASSDLTADERAELMEAAIAEQRRNQDSNGSTLRDT; encoded by the coding sequence ATGGCACAATCATCGACACCTCCATCGCCACTTCATCAGGCTCCTAGCCATTCCTCCACAGCGCCGACTGTCCTGTCAAGAGAATGTAACCCCAGGGCTCTAGCTCAGGGTGTTGATCTTCCACCTGACGATGACGCTGCGCCAGACACTGCCGCATCGTCATCCGTCGTCGATGAGTCCCTCCAAGCACGTATCGAACGTCTCGGCCGCGAGCGCCCTCCGATTTTTACAACCCGTTGGAGCGAGAtaatcttcatcttcagcatctcCATGTCCCAATTCCTGACAGAGTACTTCGTTTCGGGATTCACCGTTATCCTTCCAACACTCATCAGAGAGCTCGATATCCCTCAAGCAGCCAGCGTTTGGCCAGCGACTGCTTTCTCCCTCGTCATCGCTAGCACCTTGCTCGTCTTTGGACGTCTGGGCGACATGTGGGGAGGATATCCCGTCTTCATGTGGGGTCTAGCCTGGCTTCTTATCTGGAGTGTAATAGCCGGGTTCAGCATAAATCCACTGATGCTCGACCTGTGCCGTGCGTTGCAAGGGCTTGGAGCTGCTGCTTTCTTGCCTACTGGAGTCATGCTTATGGGCTCCTTGTATCGTCCTGGGCCACGAAAGAATCTCGTCTTTGCAGTATATGGTACTTCAGCTGTATTTGGCTTTTTCGGTGGCATTCTCATGGCAGGCATTTTTGGCCAGTTTACCCGCTGGGGCTTTTACTTCTGGATCGGCGCCATCCTGACGGCAATTACGCTGCTGACTTCGATCTTGTCCATTCCGCGGCCTCATTCCGAAGACCAGACCCCAAACAAAGTCGCCATGGACTACCTTGGCGCCATCACGATCGTCTCTGGCCTCACCCTAGTCGTGTTTTCCATATTGCAATCAGCACATGCCCCTTCAGGTTGGAGAACACCATATATTCCAATCTGTTTCGGATTTGGTGTCTTGTCTCTTCTTACTGCAGTCTACGTCGAAACGCGCGTCGTTACTCATCCTCTCCTGCCAGCTTCGATCTTCACTACTCCGTGCATGAGCCCTCTCCTCTTAGCCCTCTTCCTGCTCTACGGCACCTGGGGCATCTTTTCTGTATATGGAACACTCTACTTCCAGAACATCATGTCCGCCAGTCCGCTGCAGGTCGTAGCCTGGTATGTGCCTCTCGGCGTTGCAGGCCTTCTTTTCAGCATCATAGAGGGCTTTATCTTGCACTTGGTCCCAGGACGCGTGTTATTGATCATTTCTGGCCTGGGTGCAGTAGGGTCACAGCTTCTGATAGCCCTGATTCCGCCCGGGGGGAGCTATTGGGCATGGGTGTTTCCTGCGGTCATTTTCAGCACTATCGGAATCGATTTGTCCACGATCTTGATGACGGTCTTCGTGACGACGACCTTTCCCACAGCACAGCAGGGACTGGCCGGTAGTGTCATTAACTCTGTGCTGCAGCTAGGTGTAGCCTTTGTCCTTGCTTTGACGGATATCATCCAATCAGCAACGGTAGACGAGGAAGGGTTGGCGAGGAGCTATAAGAACACGTTCTGGTTTGGAGTAGGTGCTGCCGTTgtgagcttgttgatattgGCCATCTggggtaaggtacctaaagCCAGTAGTGATTTGACCGCGGATGAAAGGGCTGAACTCATGGAAGCGGCAATTGCCGAGCAGCGAAGAAACCAAGACAGCAACGGCAGTACTCTGAGAGATACATGA